The sequence TTGCCTTTGCCCGTCTAACGGAGTTAGGCGTGAATGTACGCGTTGAATGCGTCCGTGCAGTCATTCACCAAAAATTAGCGAAAATCGTAAGCAAAAACAAACGGGTGGCATTTTTTGAATGGTTGCGAAAGGATTCGCTATCAAAAGAAGGTGACGTTCATGACATATCAGGTGAGACAGAAGCGCTTAGAGCGATTCGCAAAGCGTGGGCAATTGGAGCGATTGATCGGCACACATTTAACTTGCTAACAGACAAAGGGATGACGGAGGTGGAAAGTGGGTACCGTTAGCGAAAAGCAAAAAGCGGAACAAGTGCAATTTTTGAAGCGTCTCGGTGAATTGTTGAATAGAGGGTACGAAATGGACCAAGCATTGTCGTTCTTGGCTGTCCACGCCTCAAGGGAGTTGCAGGTGAAAATTACAGGTGTAAAAAAAGATTTGAGAGAAGGGAAGACATTGTGGCAAAGCATCGAGCCATTCTCCTTACCTGGAGAAGCACAATCATTTGTCTATTTCTTTGAAGAGCAAGGTGAGCTTGCAGTAGGGCTTGTGTCTGCTGCTCAGTTGGCTGAAAAAAGAGCTTATACGAAAAAACAGCTGCAAAAGCTACTGCGTTACCCTATTTTCTTACTTTGGGGCGCTGCTGTTGTTCTGATCGTATTAAACCAATTTGTTGTTCCACACTTTAAATCGTTGTATGCGACAATGCAATCATCGCCTCCATGGCTAACACAGTTATTTTTCCAGTTCCTTACTTATATCCCCTATATGCTAATGGGACTTGCTATTGTTGGGTTTATAGCGAGTATGCTCATATGGAAGCAGTACAAAAAACGCTCTCCACACGACCAAATAGCGCTCTTTCTAAAAATAAAGCCAATAAAAGCAACTGCCCAACAAGCGATTTCCTATTATTTCTCTTTGCAACTAGGAAGGCTCCTCGAAACGGGAATGTCGTTGCAACAAGCGCTATACGTATTTGAAGGACAAGATTATTTGCGTTTTTTTAAAGAAGAAGCGCGGTGGATGAACGATGAGCTAGAAAGAGGGGAGTCATTTATTGCTTACATTAAGCAAAAGCCTTATTATTTAGATGAACTAGCTGCTGTGGTCGAAAACGGCATGCGTACCGGCACAATAGCTAGTGATTTGCAGCAATACAGTGAATGGCTTTATCAAGAAATGGATGATCGCTTGCAAAAAGGCGTTGTTTGGTTGCAGCCGGTATTGCTATTGGCCATTGGCGCGTTTGTATTTGGTCTGTTTTTAGTAGTCATGTTGCCGATGTTTGAAATGATCGGTTCGCTTGAGTAAGACTTGACCTATCCCTATCAGAATCGGTAATATAGAAAAAGAACGAGCAAAAAAACGATTTGGAAAAACTTTTTTTAAAAAAGTCCTTGCGCAATATTTGCTCCTATGGTATATTATTAAATGTCGCTGAGGTGATAGATAAGCGGCATTACATAATCTTTCATTTTCGGGGCCTTAGCTCAGCTGGGAGAGCGCCTGCTTTGCACGCAGGAGGTCAGCGGTTCGATCCCGCTAGGCTCCACTTTTACGGAGGAATACCCAAGTCCGGCTGAAGGGATCGGTCTTGAAAACCGACAGGCGGGTCACACCGCGCGGGGGTTCGAATCCCTCTTCCTCCGCCATTTATTTGATTTATCCTTAACGACGCGGGGTGGAGCAACGAACGAAGTGAGTTGTCTCGACGCAACCAAGCATCCCCGAATAAGCTAGCAGAGGAAGAGACAGTCATCCTCTTTCAAACAATAGCACAGCAAATCCTATATTCATTAGTAACGGCGCGGGGTGGAGCAACGAACGAAGTGAGTTGTCTCGACGCATCAAACATCCCTGAATAAGCAAGCAGAGGAAGAGACAGTCATCCTCTTTCAAACAATAGCACAACAAATCCTATATTCATTAGTAACGACGCGGGGTGGAGCAACGAACGAAGTGAGTTGTCTCGACGCAACCAAGCATCCCGAATAAGCAAGCAGAGGAAGAGACAGTCATCCTCTTTCAAACAATAGCACAGCAAATCCTATATTCATTAGTAACGACGCGGGGTGGAGCAACGAACGAAGTGAGTTGTCTCGACGCAACCAAGCATCCCGAATAAGCTATCAGAGGAAGAGACAGTCATCCTCTTTCAAACAATAGCACAGCAAATCCTATATTCATTAGTAACGACGCGGGGTGGAGCAGTCTGGTAGCTCGTCGGGCTCATAACCCGAAGGTCGGCGGTTCAAATCCGTCCCCCGCAACCAAATAATGGGCTATAGCCAAGCGGTAAGGCAACGGATTTTGATTCCGTGATTCCCTGGTTCGAATCCAGGTAGCCCAGCCATATGCGGAAGTAGTTCAGTGGTAGAACATCACCTTGCCAAGGTGGGGGTCGCGGGTTCGAATCCCGTCTTCCGCTTTTTTTATTTGAAATAAAGCAATGATATGCGGGTGTAGTTTAGTGGTAAAACCTCAGCCACGAGCAGAGACATCCGTGAGAAACTTCGAGTTGCCTCGACGCAAAAACATCGTTGAGTAAGCGAGCAGAGGAAGAGGCATGTTGTTCGGTGCTCAGAAAATGAGGAAAGTCATTATTAATATGCGGGTGTAGTTTAGTGGTAAAACCTCAGCCACGAGCGAAACATCCATGAGTAAACTCCGAGTTGCCTCGACGCATTCACATCGCTTGAATAAGCGAGCAGAGGAAGAGGCATGTTGTTCGGTGCTCCAAAAATGAGGATAGTAGTTATTAATATATGCGGGTGTAGTTTAGTGGTAAAACCTCAGCCTTCCAAGCTGATGATGTGAGTTCGATTCTCATCACCCGCTTTTCCTGTTTAGTAAGGGCCTGTAGCTCAGCTGGTTAGAGCGCACGCCTGATAAGCGTGAGGTCGGTGGTTCAAGTCCACTCAGGCCCATCACCTTACGGAAATGGGTTGGGCGCTTTGAATAGGAGAAGTACCCAAGTGGCTGAAGGGGCTCCCCTGCTAAGGGAGTA is a genomic window of Shouchella clausii containing:
- the comGB gene encoding competence type IV pilus assembly protein ComGB, encoding MGTVSEKQKAEQVQFLKRLGELLNRGYEMDQALSFLAVHASRELQVKITGVKKDLREGKTLWQSIEPFSLPGEAQSFVYFFEEQGELAVGLVSAAQLAEKRAYTKKQLQKLLRYPIFLLWGAAVVLIVLNQFVVPHFKSLYATMQSSPPWLTQLFFQFLTYIPYMLMGLAIVGFIASMLIWKQYKKRSPHDQIALFLKIKPIKATAQQAISYYFSLQLGRLLETGMSLQQALYVFEGQDYLRFFKEEARWMNDELERGESFIAYIKQKPYYLDELAAVVENGMRTGTIASDLQQYSEWLYQEMDDRLQKGVVWLQPVLLLAIGAFVFGLFLVVMLPMFEMIGSLE